Proteins co-encoded in one Bremerella sp. TYQ1 genomic window:
- a CDS encoding M48 family metallopeptidase, whose protein sequence is MNRKISPTAKLADSHTPDTVLARAKQLIRQQHYGQALNLLQAAGKDLESKNAKGVCLLRLGQYEAAVSLYREIVFKQGCVWVRPEVPTEYKVNFATALLLSGRNEGGLNVLSQAMDETHPGVQRLRRCIRQWKKGFTLWERAMWMLGGANDMKSQVMLDFEPGLFEDGIVQE, encoded by the coding sequence ATGAATCGTAAAATTTCTCCTACCGCCAAATTGGCGGACTCCCATACGCCTGACACGGTTTTAGCGCGGGCAAAGCAGTTGATACGGCAACAGCATTACGGCCAAGCATTGAACTTACTTCAAGCAGCCGGGAAGGACTTAGAATCGAAGAATGCGAAAGGGGTATGCCTATTGCGGCTCGGTCAGTATGAAGCAGCCGTCAGCCTGTATCGCGAGATCGTCTTCAAGCAAGGATGCGTTTGGGTTCGACCAGAGGTGCCGACTGAATACAAAGTCAACTTCGCGACCGCTCTACTTCTATCCGGCCGTAACGAAGGTGGCCTGAACGTTCTATCCCAAGCCATGGACGAGACCCACCCAGGCGTTCAGCGACTACGCCGCTGCATCCGCCAATGGAAAAAAGGATTCACCCTTTGGGAGCGTGCAATGTGGATGCTAGGTGGAGCGAACGACATGAAGTCCCAAGTTATGCTCGACTTCGAGCCAGGTTTATTTGAAGACGGTATCGTCCAGGAATAA
- a CDS encoding alpha/beta fold hydrolase: protein MNVQSFRERQQTVMLEGIVGEPVRVSYTDIGSGPPMLLLHGIPTWSFLFHEMIDDLAKQYRVIAPDMIGYGFSDRRDCFDRSIEVQANMVEQLLKHLEISYAHFVAHDIGGGVAMIVADRSPEIVRSMVLSNSVAYDSWPIEEMLSLANPDNTKMSPDEMKQFLSKTFEVGLSRPEKRTDEFKNGIMAPYLDQEGIRSLVRNAASLNTNHTTSLTARLNKLNQPTLFLWGEDDNWQPISTAERLVEDMPHAKLTPIKKCSHWVPQDAPDEFTRETLNFLESVDASVANA from the coding sequence ATGAACGTGCAATCATTTCGCGAACGTCAACAGACGGTCATGTTAGAGGGCATTGTGGGCGAACCGGTCCGCGTTTCTTATACCGATATTGGATCAGGACCGCCTATGCTACTGCTGCACGGGATTCCTACTTGGTCGTTTCTGTTTCACGAAATGATCGATGATCTCGCCAAGCAATATCGTGTCATCGCGCCGGATATGATTGGCTATGGGTTTTCGGATCGCCGCGATTGCTTCGATCGCTCGATCGAAGTGCAAGCCAACATGGTCGAGCAGCTTCTGAAACATCTCGAAATTTCATATGCCCACTTTGTTGCTCACGATATAGGGGGTGGTGTGGCAATGATTGTCGCCGACCGTTCTCCAGAGATTGTACGTTCGATGGTGCTTTCCAACAGCGTCGCGTATGACAGTTGGCCCATCGAAGAAATGCTTTCTCTTGCGAATCCTGACAACACCAAGATGTCGCCAGATGAGATGAAGCAGTTTCTGTCAAAGACTTTTGAAGTTGGCCTATCACGTCCGGAAAAAAGAACCGACGAGTTTAAGAACGGCATCATGGCACCGTACTTGGATCAGGAAGGAATTCGAAGCCTGGTTCGTAACGCGGCCAGTTTGAATACCAATCACACCACTTCGCTGACAGCCCGACTCAACAAGCTTAATCAGCCAACTCTATTTCTGTGGGGTGAAGATGACAATTGGCAACCCATCTCGACTGCGGAACGTCTCGTGGAAGACATGCCTCATGCCAAATTGACTCCGATTAAGAAGTGCTCGCACTGGGTCCCTCAGGACGCCCCCGATGAATTTACCAGAGAGACGCTGAACTTCTTAGAGTCGGTCGACGCAAGCGTGGCAAACGCCTAA
- a CDS encoding YidH family protein has protein sequence MTSENETVATAAEVSNPMTGVDRALMAEERTCSAWIRTGLASMATGLAIAKIMPNAEPRWAVACLGMTMVFVALLSFAVGFAGYARGTRHCRDSARSSLPWWVLMIFCNLLAVAVVLTASFIMQGTPIP, from the coding sequence ATGACAAGTGAAAATGAAACGGTGGCAACGGCTGCGGAGGTTTCTAATCCGATGACAGGCGTCGATCGTGCACTGATGGCGGAAGAGCGAACTTGCTCGGCATGGATTCGTACTGGGCTCGCCTCGATGGCAACTGGTCTGGCCATTGCCAAGATTATGCCCAACGCCGAACCGAGATGGGCTGTTGCCTGTTTGGGGATGACCATGGTGTTTGTCGCACTGCTGTCATTTGCGGTCGGTTTTGCGGGTTACGCTCGCGGTACGCGGCATTGCCGAGACTCGGCACGCAGTTCCTTGCCGTGGTGGGTATTAATGATCTTCTGCAATCTGCTGGCCGTCGCCGTCGTCCTGACCGCCTCGTTCATCATGCAAGGGACGCCCATTCCTTAG
- a CDS encoding YeiH family protein, producing the protein MSTPPNPPAIENEGDAEITQPPARPSLWEDMKTNEDWWAIWCGTLLLALAFAAVWLGRPDGLAESVELGEPLKVISPLSSYLAKPGGWESNPFHSLSGKLVGIGGAFLVLLVLYAAAMKIRGKSVQRFVVAFPLVFLLATLAYVLAGQTVLKAYNLEYALWALLVGLIISNTIGTPSFVRPAIMTEFFIKTGLVLLGAEVLMNRLLALGLPGVFVAWVVTPIVLVATYWFGQRFLKIPSRSLNMVVSADMSVCGVSAAIATAAACKAKKEELSLAIGMSLSFTVIMMVILPAIIKATGMDPILGGAWLGGTIDSTGAVAAAGAVLGDEALEVAATVKMIQNILIGVTAFCVAIYWVSYVERDASSPGVGISEIWYRFPKFVLGFLAMSILFSVLYSVLTAGPELVDAMIKGSTKTMRGWLFCLAFVCIGLETNFKQLLPQLQGGKPLILYVCGQTLNLCLTLLMAYLMFKVVFPTSVTP; encoded by the coding sequence ATGAGCACTCCCCCAAATCCCCCTGCGATTGAAAACGAAGGCGATGCCGAAATCACCCAGCCGCCGGCTCGTCCCAGTCTGTGGGAAGATATGAAGACCAACGAAGATTGGTGGGCCATTTGGTGCGGCACGCTGCTACTGGCGTTGGCTTTCGCTGCGGTTTGGCTTGGCCGTCCAGACGGTTTAGCCGAAAGCGTTGAACTGGGCGAGCCGCTGAAAGTTATCAGCCCGTTGAGTTCCTACTTGGCTAAGCCTGGCGGTTGGGAGTCGAACCCGTTCCATTCATTGAGCGGAAAGCTGGTCGGGATCGGAGGAGCGTTTCTCGTTCTACTGGTACTTTATGCCGCCGCAATGAAGATTCGCGGAAAGTCAGTCCAGCGGTTTGTCGTTGCGTTTCCGCTTGTCTTTTTACTCGCCACATTGGCCTATGTCTTGGCAGGTCAAACTGTTCTGAAGGCATATAACTTAGAGTACGCTTTGTGGGCCCTGCTGGTTGGCTTGATTATCAGCAACACGATCGGTACACCGTCGTTCGTCCGGCCGGCGATTATGACGGAGTTCTTTATCAAGACTGGCCTGGTCCTGTTAGGGGCTGAGGTCCTGATGAATCGACTGCTTGCGTTAGGACTGCCTGGGGTGTTCGTGGCGTGGGTCGTGACGCCGATCGTACTGGTTGCGACCTATTGGTTTGGCCAGAGGTTTCTCAAGATTCCTTCGAGATCCTTGAACATGGTTGTCTCGGCCGACATGTCCGTTTGTGGCGTTTCCGCCGCGATCGCGACCGCCGCAGCATGTAAAGCCAAAAAGGAAGAGCTTTCGCTGGCGATCGGCATGTCACTTAGTTTCACGGTGATCATGATGGTGATTCTTCCAGCCATCATTAAAGCGACAGGGATGGATCCGATCTTAGGTGGTGCCTGGCTTGGGGGAACGATCGATTCGACAGGAGCCGTTGCTGCGGCCGGGGCCGTTTTGGGGGACGAAGCTTTGGAAGTGGCTGCGACGGTGAAGATGATCCAAAACATCTTGATCGGAGTAACAGCATTTTGCGTGGCCATCTATTGGGTTAGCTACGTCGAACGAGATGCCTCTTCGCCTGGCGTTGGCATTTCTGAAATCTGGTATCGATTTCCTAAGTTTGTCCTGGGCTTTTTAGCGATGTCGATTTTGTTTTCTGTGCTCTATTCCGTCCTGACCGCTGGCCCTGAACTGGTCGACGCAATGATCAAAGGTTCGACCAAAACCATGCGAGGGTGGTTGTTCTGTCTTGCCTTCGTTTGTATCGGTCTCGAGACCAACTTCAAGCAACTCTTACCACAGTTGCAAGGAGGGAAGCCGTTGATCTTGTACGTTTGCGGGCAGACGCTCAACTTGTGTTTAACGTTGCTGATGGCTTACCTGATGTTCAAAGTTGTCTTTCCCACATCGGTGACCCCATGA
- a CDS encoding MarR family winged helix-turn-helix transcriptional regulator, which translates to MDDLYHELKRCQPFASVSQEAIVSLTRTGDQLDNQLSQFFRPRELTFSQYNLLRILDMEDRPLTCGEIGERLVQIVPAVTALVDRLLNRELVTRSRSESDRRTVYVAITAKGRKLVRPVSEELREFENSLLKGLKQKDKKELIRLLQLVRASMRNATD; encoded by the coding sequence ATGGACGATCTTTATCACGAACTGAAGCGATGCCAGCCATTTGCGAGTGTCTCTCAAGAGGCAATTGTCAGTCTCACGCGAACCGGCGACCAGCTCGATAATCAGTTGTCTCAATTCTTCCGTCCGCGCGAGTTGACATTCTCGCAGTACAACTTGCTGCGAATCTTGGACATGGAGGATCGTCCGTTGACATGCGGTGAAATCGGCGAACGGCTCGTGCAAATTGTGCCAGCAGTGACAGCGTTGGTCGATCGCCTGCTGAATCGCGAGCTTGTTACTCGAAGTCGCTCTGAAAGCGATCGCCGCACGGTTTATGTCGCCATTACCGCGAAGGGACGAAAGCTGGTTCGCCCAGTGAGTGAAGAACTGCGTGAGTTTGAAAACTCGTTGCTCAAAGGGCTCAAGCAAAAAGACAAGAAAGAATTGATTCGCTTGTTGCAGTTAGTCCGAGCAAGTATGCGAAACGCAACGGACTAA
- a CDS encoding FAD/NAD(P)-binding protein: MQTIAIIGGGFSGTLSAVNITRFAQSPQRIVIVNSGRPFGRGTAYGTTRNEHLLNVAARNMSAFPDHPNHFVEWLRSRCDFDSLTDEVLRETFIPRRIYGDYIRSLAAHYLGNADPRSQINCQVVEDSAVDIEPHGQNGGVVVLENGDPIEANAILLATGNQPPFGLPGATKLANDRRYCTNPWKNWHENVPSEDKHIVILGTGLTAVDVIVTLRKKGWNGKITAISRNGILPQRHFRGIEWPTAIPDDGQTRTLKELVKLIRQDCDRLRSASQNPAIAVDKLRSQTQQLWRNLSVDERKLFLTKYAAEWNAIRHRIAGPIHDAVTDSIDCGQLTIVPARIESLVAGEHSIEVNLAAGDSDSTKIDGDYVINCTGPKARFSDSQIPLYRNLFERGLAKPDEMDMGIEITDDFAVVNRDDQASNNLYAIGPILKGTLWETIAVPELRQQAMTVAQTILKQKPVQWSSQDTIEYRI; the protein is encoded by the coding sequence ATGCAAACCATTGCTATCATCGGAGGCGGCTTCAGCGGAACGTTGTCGGCCGTCAACATCACTCGCTTTGCTCAATCGCCGCAGCGGATTGTGATCGTTAACTCTGGTCGTCCTTTTGGAAGAGGGACGGCTTACGGCACGACACGGAACGAACATCTGCTGAACGTCGCGGCGCGAAACATGTCAGCGTTTCCTGACCATCCCAATCACTTCGTGGAATGGTTGCGTTCGCGCTGCGATTTCGACAGTCTTACCGATGAAGTTTTGCGAGAAACGTTTATTCCTCGTCGGATCTATGGAGACTATATTCGCAGCCTGGCCGCACATTACCTGGGCAACGCGGATCCACGAAGCCAGATTAATTGTCAGGTCGTGGAAGACTCCGCAGTCGACATTGAACCGCACGGCCAAAATGGAGGTGTCGTCGTGCTTGAGAACGGAGATCCTATCGAAGCGAATGCCATTCTTTTGGCCACCGGAAATCAGCCTCCCTTCGGATTGCCAGGGGCAACTAAACTGGCCAACGACCGACGCTACTGCACTAACCCTTGGAAGAATTGGCACGAGAACGTTCCCAGCGAAGACAAGCATATCGTCATTCTAGGAACTGGCCTGACGGCGGTGGACGTGATCGTAACGTTGCGAAAAAAAGGCTGGAACGGCAAGATCACTGCGATCTCGCGAAACGGCATTCTGCCGCAACGTCACTTCCGAGGCATCGAATGGCCGACAGCAATTCCAGACGACGGCCAGACACGTACGCTGAAAGAACTGGTCAAGTTGATTCGCCAAGATTGCGATCGCCTGCGCAGTGCCAGCCAAAATCCGGCAATCGCGGTCGATAAGCTTCGTAGTCAAACGCAGCAGCTTTGGCGCAATTTATCGGTCGACGAAAGGAAGTTATTCCTAACGAAATATGCCGCGGAATGGAATGCCATTCGACACCGTATCGCAGGCCCCATTCACGACGCGGTTACCGACTCGATCGACTGCGGGCAACTCACCATCGTTCCGGCTCGTATCGAATCGCTTGTTGCCGGCGAGCATTCCATCGAAGTTAACTTGGCTGCAGGGGATAGCGATTCGACCAAAATCGACGGCGACTACGTGATCAATTGCACCGGCCCCAAGGCCCGCTTCTCTGATTCGCAAATCCCACTTTATCGAAACCTGTTCGAGCGTGGCCTCGCTAAGCCAGATGAAATGGATATGGGAATCGAAATCACCGACGACTTCGCCGTCGTGAACCGAGACGATCAGGCCTCCAACAATCTCTACGCCATTGGCCCAATCCTCAAAGGGACGCTGTGGGAAACTATCGCGGTTCCTGAACTTCGCCAGCAAGCGATGACGGTCGCCCAGACCATCCTGAAGCAAAAACCTGTTCAATGGTCCAGCCAAGACACGATCGAATACCGAATCTAG
- a CDS encoding PSD1 and planctomycete cytochrome C domain-containing protein, with product MTRFLVACCLLLLLTSGLSAETPIVFNRDVRPILSDRCFACHGPDASSRAADLRLDDRESATQDLGGHRAIVEGNANQSELIRRVTSSDEFEVMPPPEHGEPLTSTEIGVLRQWINQGARYQKHWSFESLKRPAVPAGAAHPVDAFVRSQLKSTELTPSAQADPRILARRLAFDITGLPPETDVVDTFVTSPTDANYQSMVNQLLESPHYGERMAIYWLDLVRYADTLGYHGDQPRSVSPYRDYVIEAFNENKPFDQFTIEQLAGDLLPEATLTQKVASTYNRLNRASGEGGVQPKEYLAKYSADRVRTTGAVWLGLTTGCAECHDHKFDPITARDFYSFAAFFADIKEQGIVRSAMHVAQLPVPTPEQEQQLALLNKQIQEAEERYQQRSPEIVAARIAWEKKLKDQTDHWQIVTPREARSEGNAKLDILEDGSVLASGKNPDRDVYLLTVDAAEFSSQSGLIALRLELMPDKSLPKSGPGRASNGNLVLHAVEMVVNNRKVKWDKAVASHSQKNHSPQYVVDRLKNGWAILPQTGKPQQLILSGHVLDDPSSEEIQTKAYEIRLRQNHGGGHNLGRFRLSVSRDAEAVTSLLNIPGEVRQIAGVPADERTPDQQATIDTIFREQTPLLKETRDLLSKLRQDKEKLEKSIVTTLATTATDPRTIRILPRGNWMDDSGEVVDPAVPHFLPPFEQSSNERLTRLDLAKWMTSKNNPLVARTFVNRVWMLFFGQGLSRTVDDLGSQGQPPTHPELLDWLADEFIESGWDVKHLIKLIVTSETYRQSSNVDAEARKKDPYNLQYSRQSRWRLDAEMIRDNALSVSGLLNPAIGGASAKPYQPAGYWAQLNFPKRTYQHDTGPNQYRRGVYTHWQRTFLHPSMLAFDAPAREECTAQRSRSNTPLQSLVLLNDPTFVEAARALATETIRQDANDFADRLSWMIHKTLMRAPRPEEVTLLKQLYQTDLARYRSEAEAAQQIVTVGMTPVPEDIDQAELAAWTSVARTLLNLHETITRY from the coding sequence ATGACACGCTTCCTTGTGGCATGTTGCCTGCTGCTTCTGTTGACGTCAGGCCTCTCGGCCGAAACGCCGATTGTGTTCAATCGCGATGTTCGTCCCATCCTGTCAGACCGATGCTTTGCTTGCCATGGTCCAGACGCTAGTTCACGTGCGGCCGATTTGCGCCTGGACGATCGCGAGTCGGCAACCCAAGACCTTGGTGGGCATCGAGCAATTGTCGAAGGAAATGCGAATCAAAGTGAGCTGATTCGACGCGTTACATCATCTGATGAATTCGAGGTGATGCCTCCGCCGGAACATGGTGAACCGTTGACTTCAACAGAGATCGGTGTGCTTCGCCAATGGATCAATCAAGGGGCCCGGTATCAAAAGCATTGGTCCTTCGAGTCACTCAAACGACCAGCAGTTCCAGCTGGCGCGGCGCATCCGGTCGACGCATTCGTGCGTTCCCAGCTGAAGAGCACCGAGCTGACGCCCTCCGCTCAAGCCGATCCAAGGATACTTGCCCGGCGCCTGGCTTTTGACATTACGGGGCTCCCTCCTGAGACTGACGTGGTCGATACGTTTGTGACCAGCCCGACCGACGCGAACTATCAGTCGATGGTCAATCAGCTTCTCGAATCGCCTCACTATGGCGAACGGATGGCGATCTATTGGCTAGACTTAGTCCGATATGCCGACACCCTTGGCTATCATGGCGACCAACCTCGCAGTGTGTCCCCCTACCGCGACTACGTGATCGAAGCTTTCAATGAAAACAAACCGTTCGATCAATTCACCATCGAACAGCTGGCAGGTGACCTACTTCCGGAAGCCACTCTTACGCAGAAAGTTGCGTCGACTTATAACCGCTTGAACCGTGCTTCAGGCGAAGGGGGCGTGCAGCCCAAGGAATACCTGGCCAAGTATTCCGCGGATCGTGTACGAACGACGGGGGCGGTTTGGCTTGGGCTTACCACCGGCTGTGCTGAATGCCATGATCACAAGTTCGATCCGATCACGGCTCGCGATTTTTATAGCTTTGCTGCATTCTTCGCGGACATCAAAGAGCAAGGGATCGTTCGCAGCGCGATGCATGTTGCTCAGTTGCCTGTCCCAACTCCGGAGCAAGAGCAGCAACTTGCTTTACTCAACAAGCAAATCCAAGAAGCGGAAGAGCGTTATCAGCAGCGATCACCAGAGATCGTTGCCGCGCGAATTGCCTGGGAGAAAAAGCTTAAAGACCAGACCGATCACTGGCAGATCGTAACACCAAGAGAAGCTCGCTCGGAAGGTAATGCCAAGCTCGATATCTTGGAAGATGGTTCAGTATTGGCCAGCGGCAAGAATCCGGATCGTGACGTTTACCTGCTTACCGTTGATGCTGCCGAGTTCTCTAGCCAATCAGGTCTGATCGCACTCCGACTTGAGTTGATGCCTGATAAGTCTCTCCCCAAAAGTGGTCCTGGCCGCGCCAGCAACGGCAACTTGGTTCTGCATGCCGTCGAGATGGTCGTGAACAACCGGAAAGTAAAATGGGACAAAGCGGTTGCTTCCCATAGCCAAAAGAATCATTCGCCTCAGTACGTAGTCGATAGGCTTAAAAACGGCTGGGCCATTCTGCCGCAGACTGGGAAGCCTCAGCAACTGATCCTCAGCGGACACGTGCTGGATGACCCATCTTCGGAGGAAATCCAAACAAAAGCATACGAGATACGATTGCGGCAGAACCACGGCGGCGGCCATAACCTCGGTCGCTTCCGGCTTTCTGTTTCCCGAGATGCCGAAGCAGTGACTTCGTTGCTGAACATACCGGGCGAGGTACGCCAGATTGCGGGAGTTCCGGCTGACGAAAGAACACCTGACCAACAGGCAACGATCGACACTATTTTTCGCGAGCAAACTCCACTGCTGAAGGAAACCCGAGACCTCTTGTCGAAGCTGCGACAAGATAAGGAGAAGCTAGAAAAGTCGATTGTGACCACGTTGGCTACGACGGCAACCGACCCGCGAACGATCCGCATTCTCCCACGCGGGAACTGGATGGATGATTCCGGAGAAGTTGTTGATCCCGCGGTTCCACACTTCTTACCACCGTTTGAACAATCATCCAACGAACGTCTGACGCGTCTCGACTTAGCCAAGTGGATGACATCCAAGAATAATCCATTGGTCGCGCGAACATTTGTTAACCGCGTGTGGATGTTGTTCTTCGGGCAGGGGCTCTCGCGTACTGTCGACGACTTGGGATCTCAAGGGCAGCCTCCCACGCATCCTGAACTCTTAGACTGGCTCGCCGACGAATTCATCGAAAGCGGTTGGGATGTGAAGCACTTAATAAAACTGATTGTCACCTCCGAGACCTATCGTCAGTCGTCCAACGTCGATGCCGAAGCCCGAAAGAAGGATCCTTATAACCTGCAGTATTCTCGCCAATCACGCTGGCGACTCGACGCTGAGATGATTCGAGACAACGCACTTTCTGTAAGTGGTTTGCTTAACCCTGCCATTGGTGGTGCGAGTGCGAAACCTTATCAGCCGGCTGGGTACTGGGCCCAGTTGAACTTCCCTAAGCGGACGTATCAACACGACACTGGCCCCAATCAATATCGACGTGGTGTCTACACCCATTGGCAAAGAACGTTTCTTCACCCCAGCATGTTGGCCTTCGATGCTCCTGCGCGTGAGGAATGTACCGCCCAGCGATCACGTTCCAACACACCGCTTCAGTCGCTGGTTTTGCTGAACGACCCAACGTTTGTGGAAGCGGCCAGAGCCCTGGCAACAGAAACGATCAGGCAAGACGCGAACGACTTTGCGGATCGTCTTTCGTGGATGATTCATAAAACGCTTATGCGTGCTCCTCGCCCTGAAGAGGTAACGCTCCTTAAGCAGCTGTACCAAACCGATCTTGCTCGTTATCGTAGCGAAGCGGAAGCGGCTCAGCAGATTGTGACCGTAGGAATGACACCGGTCCCAGAAGATATCGACCAAGCTGAACTCGCTGCATGGACGAGTGTCGCTCGAACGCTTCTGAACTTACATGAAACGATCACTCGCTATTGA
- a CDS encoding DUF1501 domain-containing protein: MNITDDLQSRRSFLRRTTLGIGPAALVAMLSGQSRADDLSTGVIHPPHHAPRVKRVIHLCMAGGPSHLETFDEKPTLTKMHGKPMPESLTKGQQVAQLQGKPLNCFAPQFDFAHYGESGQRISSLFPGMGSVADDLCIIRSMHTDQINHDPAHTLFNTGSALAGRPSMGSWMLYGLGQECDDLPGYVVLTSVGKGGQAQPIAARQWHSGFLPSRFQGVQFQSSGAPVLYLNRPDGVSQDSQQRLVDTVNRLNKGFDALVDDPEIATRIRQYEMAFRMQTSVPGLMDFSTETQQTKDAYGTSGGDGTFASNCLLARRLLERGVRFVQVYHRAWDHHGNIKRSMEITAKEVDQATAALIKDLKQRGLYEDTLIVWGGEFGRTPMAQGSGRDHHIKGFSMVLSGGAVRNGFSYGGTDEFGYAATQHPVHVRDFHATLLHLLGIDHRKFSYRFQGLDFRLTGVEEAHVVKDVIA; the protein is encoded by the coding sequence ATGAACATTACCGATGATCTTCAGTCACGTCGTAGCTTCCTGCGTCGTACCACATTGGGTATTGGTCCAGCCGCATTGGTTGCGATGTTGTCTGGTCAATCTCGAGCAGACGACCTTTCCACCGGAGTGATACACCCTCCGCATCATGCGCCGCGTGTCAAACGCGTGATTCATTTATGTATGGCAGGCGGGCCTTCGCACCTGGAAACGTTCGACGAAAAGCCGACGCTTACCAAGATGCACGGCAAACCTATGCCGGAATCGCTCACCAAGGGACAGCAAGTCGCGCAATTACAAGGCAAACCGCTCAACTGCTTCGCCCCCCAGTTCGACTTTGCCCATTATGGTGAAAGTGGCCAGCGAATCAGTTCTTTGTTCCCCGGCATGGGCTCGGTCGCAGATGACTTATGCATTATTCGTTCGATGCATACCGATCAAATCAACCACGATCCGGCGCATACTTTATTTAATACGGGCTCAGCTCTCGCAGGCCGACCCAGCATGGGATCTTGGATGCTGTATGGCTTGGGACAAGAATGCGACGATCTGCCTGGCTACGTCGTATTGACCAGCGTGGGCAAAGGAGGTCAGGCCCAGCCGATCGCTGCGAGACAGTGGCACAGTGGCTTTCTGCCATCCCGATTCCAAGGCGTACAGTTTCAGTCGAGTGGCGCCCCCGTGCTGTACTTGAATCGACCGGACGGGGTGTCACAAGATTCACAGCAGCGTCTCGTCGACACGGTTAACCGTCTGAACAAAGGCTTCGACGCACTTGTCGACGACCCTGAAATCGCCACGCGGATTCGCCAGTACGAGATGGCTTTTCGCATGCAGACCAGTGTTCCTGGACTCATGGACTTCAGTACCGAGACGCAACAAACTAAGGATGCGTATGGAACCAGCGGCGGAGACGGCACGTTTGCGTCAAATTGCCTATTGGCCCGACGCCTGCTCGAACGGGGTGTTCGTTTTGTTCAGGTATACCATCGTGCATGGGACCATCACGGGAACATCAAGCGGTCGATGGAAATCACGGCGAAAGAAGTGGACCAAGCAACGGCCGCATTGATTAAGGATCTGAAACAACGTGGGCTCTATGAAGACACCTTAATTGTTTGGGGTGGCGAATTCGGACGTACCCCAATGGCTCAAGGATCGGGACGCGATCATCACATCAAAGGCTTTTCGATGGTACTTTCTGGTGGAGCCGTTCGAAACGGTTTTTCCTACGGGGGTACCGATGAATTTGGTTATGCGGCAACGCAGCACCCTGTTCATGTACGAGACTTTCACGCGACACTTTTACATCTACTTGGGATCGACCACCGCAAATTTTCGTATCGATTCCAAGGCCTCGACTTCCGCTTGACTGGAGTCGAGGAAGCTCACGTGGTGAAGGATGTTATCGCGTAG